Proteins from a single region of Bradyrhizobium diazoefficiens:
- the nac gene encoding nitrogen assimilation transcriptional regulator NAC: MNLRRLQYFVKIVDIGSLTQAADILHVAQPALSQQLATLEGEVRQQLLLRTKRGVVPTEAGKVLYRHAQLILRQWDQANADMKAAGQGLSGAVSVGLAPGTAAARLSLPLLRTARARHPGILLYLNETYGTTLSELVMNGRMDIAVLYGGQTTVHGLRFVPLFKEQLYLVGPDSMVASPSEVPLHTIADLDLYLPRPYNVVRRMVNEAFAGLGMTPRVVAEIESAGTLSAVIASGLGATILPESMAREVARSSNAWLSRIIQPTIEAPLALCQSDHLPLSEPASAIKEILLELVASLS, encoded by the coding sequence GTGAACTTGAGGCGCCTGCAGTATTTCGTGAAGATTGTCGATATCGGCAGTCTGACGCAGGCCGCCGACATTCTTCACGTGGCGCAGCCCGCGCTCAGCCAGCAATTGGCAACGTTGGAAGGCGAGGTACGTCAGCAGCTATTGTTGCGCACCAAGCGCGGTGTGGTGCCAACCGAAGCCGGTAAGGTTCTCTACAGGCATGCCCAGCTCATCTTGCGGCAATGGGACCAGGCCAACGCCGACATGAAGGCGGCAGGGCAGGGCCTCTCCGGCGCTGTGTCAGTGGGGCTCGCGCCGGGAACGGCTGCCGCGCGTCTGTCGCTGCCTCTTCTGCGCACTGCGCGGGCGCGTCACCCCGGCATCCTGCTTTATCTCAACGAGACCTATGGCACGACGCTGTCGGAGCTCGTAATGAATGGGCGGATGGATATCGCGGTGCTCTATGGCGGCCAGACCACCGTGCATGGATTGAGGTTCGTTCCGCTGTTCAAGGAGCAACTGTACTTGGTGGGTCCCGACAGCATGGTCGCGTCCCCCAGCGAAGTGCCGCTGCACACGATCGCTGATCTGGATCTCTACCTCCCGCGGCCCTACAACGTCGTGCGAAGAATGGTGAACGAGGCATTCGCAGGACTCGGGATGACGCCGCGCGTGGTCGCGGAAATCGAATCGGCCGGAACACTGTCGGCCGTAATCGCCAGCGGCCTCGGCGCGACGATTTTGCCGGAATCCATGGCACGTGAGGTTGCCCGATCCTCCAACGCCTGGCTGTCTCGCATCATCCAGCCGACCATCGAGGCGCCCTTGGCGCTCTGCCAGTCGGATCATTTGCCGCTGTCGGAGCCGGCTTCGGCAATCAAGGAAATTTTGCTGGAACTCGTCGCGAGCCTCTCGTGA
- the pdhA gene encoding pyruvate dehydrogenase (acetyl-transferring) E1 component subunit alpha produces the protein MGGGIAWSESVASNRTNQDLPVIARFDVRYRNYLAPDGSINRPLPASASDAKVLIALYRSMVLVRLFDRKAVALQRTGRLGTYAVSLGQEAVSPGIASAMREEDVLLPSYRDNGALIWRGVKLEEILLFWGGDERGSHFSGPTNDFPFCVPVGSQAPHAAGVAYAFKLRKEPRVAVCMFGDGATSKGDVYEAMNFAGAHKLPVVFVATNNQWAISVPLRLQTSCETLAQKAIAAGFTGEQVDGSDVLAVRAAAEEAITAARDGNGPRFIEAVTYRLGDHTTSDDASRYRSPDEVQAHWKKEPIARLRAYLVGQKLWSKLDEERLSAECNERIEAAVEHYLTTAPRRRETMFDHLYANLPEVYAAQRRELAGGHDA, from the coding sequence ATGGGAGGCGGCATCGCTTGGAGTGAGAGCGTGGCCAGCAACAGGACAAATCAAGATCTGCCCGTGATCGCGCGCTTTGACGTGCGCTACCGCAATTATCTCGCGCCGGACGGCTCGATCAACCGTCCCCTCCCCGCCTCCGCCTCGGATGCCAAGGTGCTCATCGCGCTTTATCGGTCCATGGTGCTCGTGCGACTTTTTGACCGAAAGGCTGTTGCACTGCAGCGGACCGGCCGGCTTGGGACGTATGCCGTCTCGCTCGGCCAAGAGGCAGTATCGCCTGGAATAGCTAGTGCGATGCGGGAAGAAGACGTGCTGTTGCCCTCCTATCGCGACAATGGCGCGCTGATCTGGCGTGGCGTCAAGCTGGAGGAGATCCTGCTGTTTTGGGGCGGGGACGAGCGGGGCAGTCATTTCTCCGGGCCGACGAATGATTTCCCGTTTTGCGTTCCCGTTGGATCTCAGGCGCCACACGCCGCCGGTGTTGCTTACGCTTTCAAGCTGCGTAAGGAGCCGCGTGTCGCGGTTTGCATGTTCGGCGATGGCGCCACGTCGAAAGGTGATGTTTACGAGGCGATGAATTTTGCCGGTGCGCACAAGCTGCCGGTCGTGTTCGTCGCCACCAACAATCAATGGGCCATATCGGTACCGTTGCGGCTACAGACTAGTTGCGAAACGCTGGCGCAGAAGGCTATCGCCGCCGGATTCACCGGCGAGCAGGTCGATGGGAGCGATGTGCTGGCGGTACGCGCCGCAGCCGAAGAGGCCATTACCGCAGCCCGCGATGGCAACGGGCCCCGCTTCATCGAGGCAGTCACCTACCGGCTCGGCGATCACACGACCTCCGACGATGCATCACGCTATCGTTCGCCTGACGAAGTCCAGGCTCATTGGAAGAAAGAGCCGATTGCGCGCCTGCGGGCCTATCTTGTCGGACAAAAACTCTGGAGCAAATTGGACGAGGAACGGCTATCGGCCGAGTGCAATGAGCGCATCGAGGCAGCGGTCGAACACTATCTGACGACCGCACCGCGCCGGCGCGAAACCATGTTCGATCACCTCTATGCCAATCTGCCGGAGGTTTATGCCGCGCAACGTCGTGAGCTGGCGGGAGGGCACGATGCCTGA
- a CDS encoding aspartate transaminase, protein MNSYNLAGRIRRIKPSPSTVAADRANELRRQGKQIVSLVVGEPDFDTPPHIRKAAAYAMDHGATRYTSMRGTQELREAIAAKLKHENALSYGVDEIIVTNGAKSAIYSALAATVEEGDEVIIPAPYWVSYPDMVLACDGTPVTISCGENHGFKLSPEQLEAAITSKTRWLLINSPSNPTGASYSAAEYRALADVLVKHPHVMVMTDDIYEHIRFDGKPTPHLLNAAPELRDRTLAINGVSKTYAMTGWRIGWVAGPRALIGALDTLLSQSAGTCCAVSQAAAAAALNGDQSFIAESVAIYKQRRDAILPLLNAIPGLSCRAPDGAFYLFVNCAGLIGKTTEDGKRIETDNDVVLYFLDTAGVALVAGAAYGLSPYFRLSIATSLEALTEGVERIARATATLRGLPSRLD, encoded by the coding sequence GTGAACTCCTACAACCTCGCAGGGCGCATCAGACGCATCAAGCCGTCACCCAGCACCGTGGCCGCCGATCGGGCCAATGAGCTACGGCGACAGGGCAAGCAGATCGTGAGCCTAGTGGTCGGCGAGCCGGATTTCGACACGCCGCCCCACATCCGCAAGGCGGCCGCATACGCAATGGACCATGGTGCGACCCGCTACACCTCGATGCGGGGAACGCAGGAATTGCGGGAGGCGATCGCAGCCAAGCTCAAGCACGAAAACGCGCTGAGCTACGGTGTCGACGAGATCATCGTGACCAACGGCGCCAAGAGCGCGATCTACAGCGCGCTCGCAGCGACCGTCGAGGAGGGTGACGAGGTCATCATTCCGGCGCCGTACTGGGTATCCTATCCGGACATGGTGCTGGCTTGCGACGGCACGCCGGTGACGATCTCCTGCGGCGAGAACCACGGCTTCAAGCTGTCGCCCGAGCAGCTGGAAGCCGCCATCACTTCCAAAACGCGCTGGCTGCTGATCAACTCGCCGAGCAATCCGACCGGTGCCAGCTATAGCGCTGCCGAATACCGCGCGCTCGCGGACGTGCTCGTCAAGCATCCGCACGTCATGGTCATGACTGACGACATCTACGAGCACATTCGGTTCGACGGCAAGCCGACTCCACATCTCCTCAACGCCGCGCCCGAACTGCGCGATCGCACCCTCGCCATCAACGGTGTCTCCAAGACCTATGCCATGACCGGCTGGCGCATCGGCTGGGTCGCCGGCCCGCGAGCTCTGATCGGCGCGCTCGATACGTTGTTGTCGCAGTCCGCCGGAACCTGCTGCGCGGTGAGTCAGGCGGCTGCGGCCGCGGCGCTCAACGGCGATCAGTCGTTCATCGCGGAAAGCGTCGCCATCTACAAGCAGCGGCGCGACGCCATCCTGCCGCTCCTGAACGCAATTCCCGGTCTGAGCTGTCGGGCGCCAGACGGCGCATTCTACCTGTTCGTGAATTGCGCCGGCCTGATCGGCAAGACCACGGAGGACGGCAAGCGCATCGAGACTGACAACGATGTGGTGCTTTACTTCCTCGACACCGCCGGCGTGGCGCTGGTAGCTGGCGCGGCCTACGGCCTCTCACCTTACTTCAGGCTGTCAATCGCGACATCTCTGGAAGCTCTGACAGAGGGGGTTGAACGCATAGCGCGCGCCACCGCGACGCTCCGAGGCCTCCCATCGAGGCTTGATTGA
- a CDS encoding sugar ABC transporter substrate-binding protein: protein MHPSRRTVLKSAAGAAALGTSGALGTFSDLAFAQANLRAEITKIPGVGKGAPTDADWQKVGELCLGPTKASIKEGEFKGVELSFMGLNNQNLHNLLFRGFLKPWQAYTGAKISWIDLAQADYNPRLQQAIATGTVDFDILEMGAPFEGDVCGKGLASEMPDWVKKQIDIDDYVDYLKPPVGTWNGKTYRVTIDGDCHNFNYRTDIFSDATLAKAWKDAGNTSEWGVPKTWQQVQSVTKFLKGKKFKGQNVFGYLDAPKPWGGFGFYFLASRASAYAKHPDDKAWLFDIDTMKPRINNPAWVRAIQDVVDALPSEPADQLNADPNTTGFQQFLAGIGSMIPWWGDIGQVAKASDTSVIGDVVGFDILPGSDDVYNSKTGKWDKLPSGANHSPNCAYLGWGVYVMARVNGDEKKHKAAWSAAAHLGGKDLSLWTVMYPSGFQVHRTSHSNIDEWVAAGYDRKYITSYLNSQFNSYNHPNRAVEPRIPGIFQYYSIAEDELTKIFAGKVDAQTGANNIAAAWEKLTDQIGRERQIGLYKASLGA, encoded by the coding sequence ATGCACCCGAGCCGGCGCACGGTGCTCAAGAGCGCGGCCGGAGCCGCCGCACTTGGCACTAGCGGCGCGCTTGGCACCTTCTCCGATCTGGCATTCGCGCAAGCCAATTTGCGCGCCGAGATCACGAAAATTCCAGGCGTCGGCAAGGGTGCTCCGACCGACGCCGACTGGCAAAAGGTCGGTGAGCTCTGTCTTGGCCCGACAAAGGCCAGCATCAAGGAGGGCGAGTTCAAAGGTGTCGAACTCTCCTTCATGGGACTGAACAATCAGAATCTACATAACCTGTTGTTTCGCGGCTTCCTGAAGCCATGGCAGGCCTATACAGGCGCAAAGATCTCCTGGATCGATCTGGCGCAGGCCGACTACAACCCACGCCTGCAACAGGCGATCGCGACCGGCACGGTCGACTTCGACATCCTCGAGATGGGCGCGCCGTTCGAGGGTGATGTCTGCGGCAAGGGGCTCGCCTCGGAGATGCCGGACTGGGTCAAGAAGCAGATCGATATCGACGATTACGTCGACTACCTGAAGCCGCCGGTCGGAACCTGGAACGGCAAGACCTATCGCGTCACCATCGATGGCGATTGCCACAACTTCAACTATCGCACCGATATCTTCTCCGACGCCACGCTCGCGAAGGCCTGGAAGGACGCCGGCAACACGAGCGAATGGGGGGTGCCGAAAACCTGGCAGCAGGTGCAGTCGGTAACGAAATTCCTCAAGGGCAAGAAGTTCAAAGGCCAGAACGTGTTCGGCTACCTCGACGCGCCAAAGCCTTGGGGCGGCTTCGGCTTCTATTTCCTGGCGAGCCGCGCCTCGGCCTATGCAAAACATCCCGACGACAAGGCCTGGTTGTTCGACATCGACACGATGAAGCCGCGCATCAACAATCCGGCGTGGGTGCGCGCCATCCAGGACGTGGTCGACGCGCTGCCCTCGGAGCCCGCCGACCAGCTCAACGCCGATCCAAACACCACCGGCTTCCAGCAGTTCCTTGCCGGCATCGGCTCGATGATCCCGTGGTGGGGCGACATCGGCCAGGTCGCGAAGGCGAGCGACACGTCCGTCATCGGCGATGTCGTCGGGTTCGACATCCTGCCGGGATCCGACGATGTGTACAATTCCAAGACCGGCAAATGGGACAAGCTGCCGAGCGGCGCGAACCATTCGCCGAACTGCGCCTATCTTGGCTGGGGCGTCTATGTGATGGCCCGGGTCAATGGCGACGAGAAGAAGCACAAGGCGGCCTGGAGCGCGGCCGCGCATCTCGGCGGCAAGGATTTGTCGCTCTGGACGGTGATGTATCCATCGGGCTTCCAGGTCCACCGGACCAGCCACTCCAACATAGATGAATGGGTGGCGGCAGGTTACGACAGGAAGTACATCACCTCCTATCTGAACTCGCAGTTCAACTCGTATAACCACCCCAATCGGGCGGTCGAGCCGCGCATCCCCGGCATCTTCCAGTACTACAGCATCGCGGAAGACGAGCTGACGAAGATCTTCGCCGGCAAGGTCGACGCACAGACCGGGGCGAACAACATCGCGGCAGCCTGGGAAAAGCTGACCGACCAGATCGGCCGCGAACGGCAGATCGGGCTCTACAAGGCCTCGTTGGGCGCGTAG
- a CDS encoding GYD domain-containing protein, protein MSWKTFRGLAMGVHGSVTRDGVGLARQTTYDCDLFAQHDQRTVEETMKYVLLGNLSPEWAKKQSDRVGRATAKLEKLGIKLESVHYTQGHYDFVDIVDAPKPEAVLAFSVWYSTEGLGRIQSMPAFEAKTFEAAIKHAAD, encoded by the coding sequence GTGAGCTGGAAGACGTTCCGGGGCCTCGCCATGGGCGTACACGGCTCCGTGACAAGGGACGGCGTAGGCCTGGCTCGCCAAACGACGTATGATTGCGATCTCTTCGCGCAACATGATCAACGTACCGTGGAGGAGACCATGAAATATGTGCTGCTCGGAAATCTGAGCCCGGAGTGGGCAAAAAAGCAGTCGGATCGGGTCGGTAGGGCCACGGCGAAGCTCGAGAAGTTGGGCATCAAACTCGAGTCCGTTCACTACACGCAGGGCCATTACGATTTCGTCGACATCGTCGATGCTCCGAAACCGGAGGCGGTCCTTGCGTTTTCTGTCTGGTATTCCACCGAGGGTCTTGGGCGGATCCAGAGCATGCCGGCCTTCGAGGCAAAGACCTTCGAAGCCGCGATCAAGCACGCAGCGGACTGA
- a CDS encoding alpha-ketoacid dehydrogenase subunit beta, producing MPEVTLVEAVNLALGRAMEDDPSVVVLGEDVGINGGVFRATVGLQKRFGPERVLDTPLAELLISGLCVGMAAQGLRPVGEIQFMGFIYPCLDQLVNHASRMRNRTQGRLTCPMVLRTPHGAGIRAPEHHSESTEAMLAHIPGLRVVMPSSPESAYGLLLAAIRDPDPVVFLEPTRLYRAAKGEVEDNGEALPLDRAFVLRDGRDITMISWGAVLKETAAAADALSDEGISAEVIDLATLKPYDEDTVLRSVAKTGRCIIVHEAARTGGFGAEIAATVAECSLASLLAPVTRVTGYDTIIPMARLEQHYMPSVDRIVTAARKLCQFR from the coding sequence ATGCCTGAAGTGACCTTGGTCGAGGCCGTCAATCTGGCGCTCGGACGGGCGATGGAGGATGATCCAAGCGTGGTCGTGCTCGGCGAAGATGTCGGCATCAATGGAGGCGTCTTCCGCGCAACCGTAGGCTTGCAAAAGCGCTTTGGACCGGAGCGCGTGCTCGATACGCCGCTGGCCGAACTCCTGATCAGCGGGCTTTGCGTCGGCATGGCCGCGCAGGGACTGAGGCCGGTCGGCGAGATCCAGTTTATGGGATTTATCTATCCCTGCCTCGATCAGTTGGTGAACCACGCATCCCGGATGCGCAACCGTACCCAAGGACGGCTCACCTGTCCGATGGTCCTGCGCACGCCGCATGGAGCCGGCATTCGCGCTCCCGAGCACCATTCTGAGAGCACCGAGGCGATGCTCGCCCATATTCCCGGCTTGCGGGTTGTCATGCCTTCGTCGCCGGAAAGCGCCTATGGCCTTCTTCTGGCTGCGATCCGCGATCCCGATCCGGTGGTGTTTCTGGAGCCAACACGCCTCTACCGCGCGGCGAAAGGCGAGGTGGAGGACAATGGCGAGGCCTTGCCGCTGGATCGTGCCTTCGTGTTGCGAGATGGTCGCGACATCACGATGATCAGTTGGGGCGCGGTGCTGAAGGAAACCGCGGCCGCGGCCGATGCACTCTCTGACGAGGGGATTTCCGCAGAGGTGATCGATCTAGCCACACTCAAACCCTATGATGAAGACACCGTGCTGCGTTCCGTCGCGAAGACCGGCCGGTGCATCATCGTGCACGAGGCGGCACGCACCGGCGGGTTCGGAGCCGAGATCGCCGCCACTGTCGCTGAATGCAGCCTTGCCTCGCTGCTTGCCCCTGTGACCCGCGTCACCGGCTATGACACGATCATCCCAATGGCACGCCTCGAGCAACACTATATGCCATCGGTTGACCGCATCGTGACCGCAGCGCGCAAGCTGTGCCAGTTTCGCTAG
- a CDS encoding dihydrolipoamide acetyltransferase family protein, translated as MHQFILPDLGEGLEEAEIVTWYVNEGDHVVTDQPLLAVETDKAVVEIPSPSSGRIARLFGAKGDLVKVGTPLVEFAEGTEQDTGTIVGELGSGEPPLATGTPSARPAGQEPQVFPAVRALARKLNVAIELVEGTGPDGTITRADVERAVKSMSQSGPAEPLRGMRRAMAQRMTAAHSEIVAATVTDEADIDDWREGEDATIRLARGISAACKAEPALNAWYNSGTRERRLAERVDLGIAVDTEGGLIVPVLRNIAERSVSDLRAGLDRLRADAIARSIPQEELRGATITLSNFGMIGGRFANLIIVPPQTAIIGAGRISQRVVAHRGQPAVRRMLPLSLTFDHRVVTGGEAARFLVALKLDLERAT; from the coding sequence ATGCACCAGTTCATCCTGCCAGATCTCGGAGAAGGTCTCGAAGAAGCTGAGATCGTCACCTGGTATGTCAACGAAGGCGATCACGTTGTCACCGATCAACCGCTGCTCGCCGTCGAAACCGATAAAGCGGTAGTTGAGATACCCTCGCCGTCGAGTGGACGAATCGCGCGCCTCTTTGGCGCTAAGGGAGATCTCGTGAAGGTGGGCACGCCACTGGTGGAGTTTGCCGAGGGCACCGAGCAAGATACCGGCACAATTGTCGGCGAGTTGGGCAGCGGCGAGCCTCCACTCGCGACCGGAACGCCTTCAGCGCGACCGGCCGGCCAGGAACCGCAAGTGTTTCCTGCGGTGCGCGCACTCGCACGCAAGCTCAACGTCGCAATTGAGCTCGTCGAGGGCACAGGGCCGGACGGCACTATAACCCGCGCCGACGTAGAACGGGCCGTCAAGAGCATGTCTCAGAGCGGTCCCGCCGAACCTCTGCGCGGCATGCGGCGCGCGATGGCTCAACGGATGACGGCGGCCCACTCCGAGATCGTTGCCGCTACTGTCACCGATGAAGCCGATATCGACGATTGGCGGGAGGGCGAGGACGCGACAATCCGTCTGGCGCGGGGCATCTCTGCCGCCTGTAAGGCAGAGCCTGCACTCAATGCCTGGTACAATTCCGGCACGCGAGAGCGGCGCCTGGCCGAACGCGTCGATCTCGGAATCGCCGTCGATACCGAGGGTGGTCTCATCGTTCCGGTGTTGCGCAATATCGCCGAGCGAAGCGTATCGGACTTGCGCGCCGGACTCGACCGGCTAAGGGCTGACGCTATCGCACGCTCGATACCCCAGGAAGAATTGCGCGGCGCAACCATCACGCTGTCGAATTTCGGAATGATCGGCGGTCGATTTGCCAATCTGATCATCGTGCCCCCGCAAACGGCCATCATTGGCGCGGGCCGGATTTCCCAACGGGTGGTCGCCCATCGAGGCCAGCCTGCGGTGCGGCGCATGCTGCCGTTGTCGCTCACATTTGACCATCGCGTGGTGACCGGTGGCGAAGCCGCGCGTTTCCTGGTCGCGCTCAAGTTGGACCTTGAGCGAGCTACGTGA
- a CDS encoding carbohydrate ABC transporter permease codes for MTASDSGRRRRVAPRARRIFGRTAVYAALLLWTFICLFPIYWTVTTSFKSAVDVTQAHLIPWLDFQPDWKGWRSLGLSPDTLFGISTARSEFVNRFVNSIITSVGASTLALILGSLAAYGLSRFRYKFAWMRNDDILFFFMSQLILPPVVLALPFLVLYKALVLLDTSFGLILLYTLTVLPIVIWIMRDQFNSIPIELDEAAFVDGLSTWGAFLRIILPLAVPGMAAAFILSLVLCWNEYFFAALLTSTDAKTLPVMVASQTGSQGINWWSMAALSTAAIAPLVLIGIFLERYIVSGLTTGAGK; via the coding sequence ATGACCGCATCGGATTCCGGCCGCAGACGTCGCGTCGCCCCGCGTGCGCGGCGCATCTTCGGCCGCACGGCGGTCTACGCCGCGCTGCTGCTCTGGACATTCATCTGCCTGTTCCCGATCTACTGGACCGTCACGACCTCGTTCAAATCGGCAGTCGACGTGACGCAGGCCCATCTGATCCCCTGGCTGGACTTCCAGCCGGACTGGAAGGGATGGCGCTCGCTCGGGTTGTCGCCGGACACGCTGTTCGGGATCTCGACAGCGCGCTCGGAATTCGTCAACCGCTTCGTCAATAGCATCATCACCTCGGTCGGGGCATCGACGCTAGCGTTGATCCTCGGATCGCTGGCGGCGTACGGCCTCAGCCGCTTCCGCTATAAGTTCGCATGGATGCGCAATGACGACATCCTGTTCTTCTTCATGTCGCAGTTAATATTGCCGCCGGTCGTGCTCGCGCTGCCATTTCTCGTCCTCTACAAAGCCCTGGTGCTGCTCGACACGAGCTTCGGCCTTATCCTGCTCTATACGTTGACGGTACTGCCGATCGTCATCTGGATCATGCGCGACCAGTTCAATTCGATCCCGATCGAACTCGACGAAGCTGCCTTCGTCGACGGCCTGTCGACCTGGGGCGCGTTTCTGCGCATCATCCTGCCGCTGGCCGTCCCTGGTATGGCGGCGGCCTTCATTCTCTCGCTGGTGTTGTGCTGGAACGAATATTTCTTCGCAGCGCTGCTCACCAGCACCGACGCCAAGACTCTGCCTGTGATGGTCGCGAGCCAGACCGGCTCGCAGGGCATCAACTGGTGGTCGATGGCGGCATTGTCGACGGCTGCAATCGCGCCCCTCGTCCTGATTGGCATCTTCCTCGAGCGCTACATCGTCAGCGGGCTGACGACCGGCGCGGGCAAGTAG
- a CDS encoding acetyl-CoA carboxylase biotin carboxyl carrier protein subunit produces MDLAQIKAFIDAMASSDLAELEASKDGWTLRLVRNGVRSHSVTPVAAANRSPSRPNAPVEAAPAPEICAPLSGIVYLRPGPDQPPYVEVGQAIKAGMAVCVIEAMKTFIEIRAERDGIVEAILVAPGTLVDAGQPLMRTV; encoded by the coding sequence ATGGACCTGGCGCAGATCAAGGCGTTCATTGACGCGATGGCATCGTCCGACCTTGCCGAGCTCGAGGCGAGCAAAGACGGCTGGACGCTTCGGTTGGTGCGCAATGGTGTGCGAAGCCATTCCGTGACTCCGGTCGCGGCCGCGAACCGATCGCCGTCTCGTCCAAATGCCCCTGTTGAAGCGGCCCCGGCGCCGGAGATCTGTGCGCCGCTTTCCGGCATCGTCTATCTGCGCCCCGGACCGGATCAGCCTCCTTACGTCGAGGTCGGTCAGGCGATCAAGGCCGGCATGGCGGTCTGTGTTATCGAGGCGATGAAGACGTTCATCGAAATCCGCGCCGAACGGGACGGGATCGTCGAAGCGATCCTCGTCGCTCCCGGAACCCTTGTCGACGCAGGTCAGCCGCTGATGCGCACCGTCTGA
- a CDS encoding sugar ABC transporter permease — protein MQILVDTPPRKVAQKRAAGRRKTVGRALIGLASLIFLLAVVMQILHATGTIATGFANWRPILVAYLLWAVAYGAGQVLIRGERGQRALFLLPAVFFTVAVVIFPTVFGLYIAALDWNLSSIEGPRFSGFDNLRSMLTDTYYWNALGNMVFYTAAVLGEYAIAFALALLLSIEIRARKFFRVVFLLPMMLSPVAVSWMIGKSLLEYRFGPAATLARYLGWDNPAFFASPWMARFTIQAMDAWVSIPFIMIILLAGLQAMPKEVQEAAKVDGANGWQSFWHVTFPIMLPVSVTVLIIRIIFKLKLADIVINVTAGGPGGATDTVSSFIYRVYRDRSNVGYGTALAMVYLALIIVLLTLMLRLSKRWTQRVA, from the coding sequence ATGCAGATTCTCGTTGACACCCCACCCCGGAAAGTGGCGCAGAAGCGCGCAGCCGGCCGGCGGAAGACGGTTGGCCGCGCACTGATCGGCCTCGCCTCGCTTATCTTCCTGCTAGCGGTCGTCATGCAGATCCTGCACGCGACCGGGACGATCGCGACCGGATTTGCCAACTGGCGCCCGATCCTTGTCGCCTATTTGCTCTGGGCGGTTGCGTACGGCGCGGGACAGGTTTTGATCCGTGGCGAGCGCGGCCAGCGTGCGCTGTTCCTGCTCCCTGCAGTTTTCTTCACCGTGGCGGTCGTGATCTTTCCGACAGTCTTCGGGCTCTACATCGCCGCCCTGGATTGGAATCTCTCCTCGATCGAGGGACCGCGCTTCAGCGGGTTCGACAATCTCAGGAGCATGTTGACCGACACCTATTACTGGAATGCGCTCGGCAACATGGTCTTCTACACGGCCGCGGTGCTCGGCGAATACGCCATTGCCTTTGCGCTCGCGCTGCTGCTGAGCATCGAGATTCGCGCGCGAAAATTCTTTCGCGTCGTGTTCCTGCTGCCGATGATGCTAAGTCCCGTCGCGGTGAGCTGGATGATCGGCAAGTCGCTCCTGGAATATCGCTTCGGCCCGGCGGCGACCCTGGCGCGCTATCTCGGCTGGGACAATCCAGCCTTCTTTGCGTCGCCCTGGATGGCACGCTTCACGATCCAGGCGATGGACGCCTGGGTATCGATTCCCTTCATCATGATCATCCTGCTCGCGGGCCTTCAGGCCATGCCCAAGGAAGTGCAGGAGGCTGCTAAGGTGGATGGCGCGAATGGCTGGCAGTCGTTCTGGCACGTGACCTTTCCGATCATGCTGCCGGTCAGCGTCACTGTGCTCATCATTCGCATCATTTTCAAGCTGAAGCTCGCTGACATCGTCATCAACGTCACGGCCGGCGGCCCGGGCGGCGCGACCGACACGGTGTCGAGCTTCATCTACCGCGTCTACCGCGACCGCTCGAATGTCGGATACGGCACGGCGCTCGCCATGGTCTACCTGGCGTTGATCATCGTGCTGCTGACGCTGATGCTGCGCTTGTCCAAACGCTGGACGCAGAGAGTCGCATAG